One Anguilla rostrata isolate EN2019 chromosome 15, ASM1855537v3, whole genome shotgun sequence genomic window carries:
- the LOC135240851 gene encoding deoxyribonuclease-2-beta-like — MEVMWRVVLTVSLLWWGICSSEAKVTCKDKNDHEVDWYILYKVPKLNNKALSGLEYFYIDSAKNEWQYPINNPKGVLANTLQPLLAHKTQTSDFGFISYNDQPAGCTADQVFGHSKGVVMMDKKDTGVWLLHSTPNFPYDRKQGKLWPESGAQHGQTFICVTFTYSQFDQIGKHLQYIRAFPFDYFIPDGFHPVLNSVVKREDLEPNNPFWDQDLISHGDQKFKSFAKYSSKWTDAQDLYFHIANDLKSDLAGQSWRGRSHDNSDCSKGDRAVNTIDFVTMTRNGVKLEWNDCQDHSKWCVTEDHSNPWTCIADLNKALSQDERPGGALCIKNSDVREKFKGFIGHKEDCPRKRPKPG; from the exons ATG GAAGTCATGTGGAGGGTGGTACTCACAGTTAGTCTCCTCTGGTGGGGTATCTGCTCCTCTGAGGCCAAAGTCACCTGCAAGGATAAAAACGACCATGAGGTGGACTG GTATATCCTATACAAGGTGCCCAAACTGAACAACAAAGCCCTTAGTGGTCTGGAGTATTTCTACATTGATTCAGCtaaaaatgaatggcagtaCCCTATCAACAACCCTAAAGGTGTCCTGGCAAACACTCTGCAGCCTCTCCTTGCTCACAAAACTCAA ACATCAGACTTTGGATTCATTTCCTACAATGATCAGCCTGCAGGGTGTACCGCTGACCAAGTTTTTGGCCACAGTAAAG GGGTTGTGATGATGGATAAAAAGGATACTGGGGTCTGGCTGCTACACAGCACACCAAATTTCCCCTACGATAGAAAACAAGGCAAACTCTGGCCTGAATCTGGAGCACAACATGGTCAGACCTTCATCTGTGTAACATTCACCTACAGCCAATTCGATCAAATAG GTAAACACCTCCAGTACATCAGGGCTTTCCCATTTGATTATTTCATCCCAGATGGCTTTCATCCAGTGCTCAACTCTGTTGTAAAACGAGAAGATCTCGAACCAAACAATCCTTTCTGGGACCAGGACCTGATATCACATGGTGACCAAAAGTTCAAAAGCTTTGCAAAATACAGCTCAAAGTGGACAGATG CCCAAGATCTCTATTTTCATATTGCCAACGACTTGAAGAGTGACCTGGCTGGACAGAGCTGGAGGGGACGCAGTCATGATAATTCAGACTGTTCAAAGGGGGACAGGGCCGTTAACACTATTGATTTTGTAACGATGACTCGGAACGGAGTGAAGCTTGAATGGAACGACTGCCAAGATCATTCCAAGTGGTGTGTGACTGAAGATCATAGCAATCCATGGACCTGTATTGCTGATTTGAATAAAGCACTAAGCCAGGATGAGAGGCCTGGGGGGGCACTATGCATCAAGAACTCAGATGTAAGAGAAAAGTTCAAGGGGTTCATTGGGCATAAAGAAGACTGTCCACGCAAACGACCTAAACCAGGCTAG